One window of the Granulicella arctica genome contains the following:
- the rpsG gene encoding 30S ribosomal protein S7 encodes MPRKGYIAKREVAPDPVYSSTLVTKFVNSMMWGGKKSTAQGIFYTAMTNLEQKGGDEALKLFKKAIENCKPLLEVKSRRVGGANYQVPIEVLPERRTSLAIRWLVTYGRARGEKGMVEKLTAELLDAANGRGAAMKKKEDVHRMAEANKAFAHYRW; translated from the coding sequence ATGCCAAGAAAAGGCTACATCGCCAAGCGTGAAGTTGCACCAGATCCGGTCTATAGCTCGACCCTGGTTACAAAGTTTGTCAATTCCATGATGTGGGGCGGCAAGAAGTCGACCGCGCAAGGAATTTTCTACACCGCGATGACGAACCTTGAGCAGAAGGGTGGCGACGAGGCTCTCAAGCTTTTCAAGAAGGCAATCGAGAACTGCAAGCCCCTGCTTGAAGTCAAGAGCCGCCGCGTTGGCGGTGCAAACTACCAGGTCCCGATCGAAGTTCTTCCGGAGCGCCGCACGTCTCTCGCTATCCGCTGGCTCGTTACGTATGGCCGCGCTCGTGGAGAGAAGGGCATGGTTGAGAAGTTGACAGCCGAGTTGCTCGATGCCGCAAACGGCCGAGGTGCTGCGATGAAGAAGAAGGAAGACGTTCATCGCATGGCAGAGGCAAACAAGGCCTTCGCGCACTATCGCTGGTAA
- a CDS encoding 50S ribosomal protein L23 — MPTLYTVIRRPLITEKGMTVKETQNTLVFEVALKATKTEVKQAVETLFKIKVEGVRTSVVEGKERRRGKFSGYRPDWKKAYVRLKQGEKMPEYLNSL; from the coding sequence ATGCCTACCCTGTATACTGTTATTCGCCGCCCACTCATCACTGAAAAGGGCATGACCGTCAAGGAAACCCAGAACACTCTCGTATTTGAGGTTGCTCTTAAGGCCACCAAGACCGAGGTCAAGCAGGCTGTTGAAACTCTCTTCAAGATCAAGGTTGAAGGTGTTCGCACCTCTGTTGTTGAGGGTAAAGAACGCCGCCGTGGCAAGTTCTCCGGCTATCGCCCCGATTGGAAGAAGGCCTACGTTCGCCTGAAGCAGGGCGAGAAGATGCCTGAGTATCTCAACAGCCTCTAA
- the ribH gene encoding 6,7-dimethyl-8-ribityllumazine synthase, giving the protein MIKGITLVHSVASADARSLAMDRLGSLFETLGFESGKGWQDDQRRGAAFLAPLGNIELVTGRTPAVPPLLIEVTQLDHVHTAVQQWMLTEHRTEEVETLLSAPELTHWNSRLFTAQLTSELRVGFWQSENPLHGRPLAIEGDLDAHGMRFAIITTRWNTVITDRLLQGSLDALYRSGAAKQDVEIVRVPGAWEIPNAARTLAESKKFDAIVTLGCLLRGETAHYEAIYTEVARGIGQSQQETGVPHAFGVLTCETLEQALDRAGLKAGNKGFEAAIAAIEMVSIQRKLRAPDQAAS; this is encoded by the coding sequence ATGATTAAAGGAATAACGCTCGTCCACTCCGTCGCCTCTGCCGACGCGCGGAGCCTTGCGATGGACAGGCTTGGTAGTCTCTTTGAGACCCTCGGCTTTGAATCCGGTAAAGGTTGGCAGGACGATCAGCGACGTGGTGCAGCGTTTCTCGCTCCTCTCGGAAACATTGAACTGGTCACGGGCCGTACTCCAGCCGTTCCGCCATTGCTTATCGAAGTTACACAGTTAGATCATGTCCACACCGCGGTCCAGCAGTGGATGCTCACCGAACATCGCACCGAGGAGGTAGAGACACTCCTTTCTGCCCCTGAGCTCACACACTGGAACTCCCGCCTCTTCACGGCGCAACTGACCTCAGAGCTGCGAGTGGGCTTCTGGCAGTCTGAGAATCCTCTGCATGGCAGGCCTCTCGCGATTGAAGGAGATCTCGACGCCCATGGAATGCGGTTCGCAATCATAACAACGCGCTGGAACACCGTCATCACTGATCGTCTACTGCAGGGTTCGCTCGATGCTCTCTATCGAAGCGGAGCTGCGAAGCAAGATGTCGAGATTGTTCGTGTCCCCGGAGCCTGGGAGATCCCAAACGCTGCCCGGACGCTTGCGGAGTCGAAGAAGTTTGATGCGATTGTCACATTAGGATGCCTTCTTCGCGGTGAAACAGCTCATTACGAGGCTATCTATACGGAGGTAGCCCGCGGGATCGGCCAGTCTCAGCAGGAGACAGGTGTTCCCCATGCCTTTGGTGTCCTTACCTGCGAGACACTCGAGCAGGCACTTGACCGTGCCGGGTTGAAGGCCGGTAACAAGGGCTTCGAGGCAGCGATTGCCGCCATCGAGATGGTCTCGATCCAGCGTAAACTTCGCGCACCAGATCAGGCGGCATCCTAA
- the rplD gene encoding 50S ribosomal protein L4: MANVNVVNLGGEKVGEIELFDEIFSGEINDALLWESVKHYRAAMRQGTAATKTRKNVSGAGKKLWKQKGTGRARVGSIRTPLWRGGGTVHGPQPRSYEYAFPQKKLMGALRSALAAKLADGKFTVVDSLVAAEAKTRLYRTAITTLNAGKTTLLVESSRKLDEKLYLGSRNLQGVELVLSSEVHPYDLLRYEHAIFSVDALEALQDTLKKYLSKRKRTEKEAA; this comes from the coding sequence ATGGCAAACGTAAATGTAGTCAATCTTGGTGGCGAGAAGGTCGGAGAGATCGAACTCTTCGACGAGATTTTCTCCGGCGAGATCAATGATGCCCTCCTCTGGGAGTCGGTCAAACACTATCGCGCCGCAATGCGCCAGGGAACCGCCGCAACCAAGACCCGTAAGAATGTCTCTGGTGCCGGCAAGAAGCTTTGGAAGCAGAAGGGAACTGGTCGCGCTCGCGTCGGTTCAATCCGCACTCCGCTCTGGCGTGGTGGTGGTACAGTTCACGGACCGCAGCCTCGCAGCTACGAGTACGCCTTCCCGCAGAAGAAACTCATGGGTGCACTTCGTTCCGCGCTTGCTGCAAAGCTCGCTGATGGCAAGTTCACTGTAGTTGATTCTCTCGTCGCAGCAGAAGCGAAGACGCGGCTTTATCGCACAGCGATAACCACACTCAACGCCGGCAAGACGACTCTTCTCGTGGAATCCAGCCGAAAGCTTGATGAGAAGCTATACCTCGGTTCCCGCAACCTGCAGGGCGTAGAGCTTGTGCTCAGCTCTGAGGTTCACCCTTATGACTTGCTTCGTTACGAGCATGCCATTTTCTCCGTGGACGCTCTCGAAGCGCTTCAGGACACGCTTAAGAAATACCTCTCCAAGCGCAAGCGCACCGAGAAGGAGGCTGCATAA
- the rpsJ gene encoding 30S ribosomal protein S10, translated as MAGQRIRIRLKAYDYRVLDVSTSEIVETAKRTGAQVAGPIPLPTMKNKYCVLRSPHVDKKSREAFEIRTHKRLIDILEPTQQTVDALMKLDLPAGVDVEIKTVQK; from the coding sequence ATGGCTGGACAGAGAATCAGAATTCGTTTGAAGGCATATGACTACCGTGTCCTCGATGTTTCCACGAGCGAGATCGTCGAAACTGCAAAGCGCACCGGAGCCCAGGTTGCCGGACCCATTCCGCTCCCGACGATGAAGAACAAGTATTGTGTTCTTCGCTCGCCCCATGTCGACAAGAAGTCGCGCGAGGCTTTCGAGATTCGCACCCACAAGCGCCTGATTGACATCCTTGAGCCAACGCAACAGACGGTAGACGCGCTCATGAAGCTGGATCTTCCTGCAGGTGTTGACGTAGAGATCAAGACGGTTCAAAAGTAG
- the fusA gene encoding elongation factor G, translating into MARTTPLNRCRNIGIMAHIDAGKTTTTERILFYTGITHRIGEVHEGTATMDWMEQEQERGITITSAATTCTWKNILINIIDTPGHVDFTAEVERSLRVLDGAVACFDAVAGVQPQSETVWRQADKYKVPRICFINKMDKAGADAVYATSTIVDRLGARAIPINIQIGAEAKFLGVIDLVTMKAILWHDETMGAEYSIEEIPAALLDTAKTARHALIEAVADSDDEILNLFLEGQEPTEAQLKSGIRKATIAMDIFPVLCGSSFKNKGVQTLLDAVVDYLPSPLDIPPMIGHNPENMEEEIIRKADDSEPFSALGFKIMTDPFVGQLIFIRVYSGQLKTGDSVLNPRTGKTERIGRLLKMHANKREEITEILAGDICAAVGLKNLITGDTICTDKKPVVLESIDFPKPVIEVAVEPKTKADQEKMGVALSKLAQEDPTFNVRTDIDSGQTIIAGMGELHLEIIVDRMMREYKVEANVGKPQVNYRETIRSNADAEGKYIRQTGGSGNYGHCKIRISPNEPGKGYEFTNDTKGGTIPKEYIKPIDQGIQDAMLRGILAGYEMVDVKVSLYDGSYHDVDSNEMAFKIAGSMAFKEAARKAKPVLLEPVMSVEVTVPEDYMGTIIGDLNSRRGRIEGMEMVGNTQAIRASVPLSTMFGYATHMRGATQGRANYSMQFKQYEEAPRSVSEEIIAKVQGKDSK; encoded by the coding sequence GTGGCACGCACTACACCTCTAAATCGTTGCCGGAACATCGGGATTATGGCGCACATCGACGCCGGTAAGACGACGACGACCGAGCGCATCCTCTTCTATACGGGAATCACTCACCGTATCGGCGAAGTGCATGAAGGAACTGCGACCATGGACTGGATGGAGCAGGAGCAGGAGCGTGGCATTACGATTACCTCTGCCGCGACCACCTGCACCTGGAAGAACATCCTCATCAATATCATCGACACGCCCGGCCACGTTGACTTCACCGCAGAAGTGGAGCGTTCGCTACGCGTCCTCGACGGTGCAGTTGCTTGCTTCGATGCAGTGGCCGGCGTGCAGCCTCAGTCTGAAACCGTTTGGCGTCAGGCCGACAAGTACAAAGTCCCGCGTATTTGTTTTATCAACAAAATGGACAAGGCTGGTGCGGACGCTGTCTATGCCACTTCGACCATCGTAGATCGTCTCGGTGCCCGTGCTATTCCGATCAACATCCAGATTGGCGCAGAGGCAAAGTTCCTCGGTGTAATTGACCTCGTCACCATGAAGGCCATTCTCTGGCATGACGAGACGATGGGCGCTGAGTACTCCATTGAAGAGATTCCGGCAGCTCTGCTTGACACGGCAAAGACTGCGCGTCACGCCCTCATCGAGGCTGTTGCCGATTCCGACGACGAGATCCTGAACCTGTTCCTCGAGGGTCAAGAGCCGACAGAAGCGCAACTCAAGTCGGGTATCCGAAAGGCGACAATCGCCATGGACATCTTCCCGGTTCTCTGCGGTTCGTCGTTCAAGAACAAGGGCGTTCAAACGCTGCTTGACGCGGTTGTCGATTATTTGCCGAGCCCGCTCGATATTCCCCCAATGATCGGCCATAATCCCGAGAACATGGAAGAAGAGATCATCCGCAAGGCTGATGATAGCGAGCCCTTCTCCGCGCTCGGCTTCAAGATCATGACCGACCCATTTGTCGGCCAGCTTATCTTTATCCGTGTTTACTCTGGTCAGCTAAAGACTGGTGATTCGGTACTTAATCCACGAACTGGCAAGACAGAGCGTATTGGCCGCCTCCTCAAGATGCATGCCAACAAGCGTGAAGAGATCACCGAGATTCTTGCTGGCGATATCTGTGCCGCCGTTGGTCTGAAGAATTTGATCACCGGTGACACGATCTGCACCGACAAGAAGCCAGTTGTGCTCGAGTCCATCGACTTTCCAAAGCCTGTTATCGAAGTGGCCGTTGAGCCGAAGACCAAGGCCGACCAGGAGAAGATGGGCGTCGCCCTTTCCAAGCTTGCGCAGGAAGATCCTACATTCAATGTGCGTACTGACATTGATTCAGGTCAGACCATTATCGCCGGCATGGGCGAACTTCATCTTGAAATCATTGTTGATCGCATGATGCGCGAGTACAAGGTCGAAGCCAATGTAGGCAAGCCTCAAGTCAACTATCGCGAGACGATCCGTTCAAACGCCGACGCGGAAGGTAAGTATATCCGTCAGACTGGCGGCTCAGGTAACTACGGCCATTGCAAGATCCGTATCTCCCCGAACGAGCCGGGGAAGGGTTACGAGTTCACAAACGATACCAAGGGTGGCACGATCCCCAAGGAATATATCAAGCCAATCGATCAGGGCATCCAGGACGCCATGCTCCGCGGTATTCTGGCTGGCTATGAGATGGTCGACGTCAAGGTTTCCCTGTACGACGGTAGCTATCATGATGTTGACTCGAACGAGATGGCATTCAAGATTGCTGGATCCATGGCCTTTAAGGAAGCGGCTCGCAAGGCGAAACCTGTTCTTCTTGAGCCAGTCATGTCTGTCGAAGTTACGGTCCCCGAGGACTACATGGGCACCATCATTGGCGATTTGAACTCCCGTCGTGGCCGTATCGAAGGCATGGAAATGGTTGGCAATACCCAGGCAATTCGTGCAAGCGTTCCGCTCTCGACCATGTTTGGTTATGCCACGCACATGCGCGGCGCCACGCAAGGGCGCGCGAATTATTCGATGCAGTTCAAGCAATACGAAGAAGCGCCCCGTTCAGTCTCGGAAGAGATCATTGCCAAGGTGCAGGGCAAGGACAGCAAGTAA
- a CDS encoding enoyl-CoA hydratase/isomerase family protein, protein MSYETLLCVIDREVATITLNRPKVLHALNTQAFDELEQVFVALTADNAVRVILLTGAGEKAFAAGADIRELQTVGSVSGEMKSRRGQAVFRLIETCGKPVIALINGFALGGGCELALACTLRIASEAARMGQPEVKLGLIPGYGGTQRLPRIVGQAAALKLLMTGEIIGSAEALRIGLVDEVIPTDQLMKRGEELARMIVAVAPLAATACLEAVRRGSHVELEDALDIEAEIFGRLCGTLDKAEGTAAFVEKRPAVWMGR, encoded by the coding sequence ATGAGCTACGAGACATTGTTGTGCGTGATTGATCGCGAAGTAGCGACAATCACCCTGAATCGGCCCAAGGTACTGCACGCATTGAATACACAGGCATTCGATGAACTGGAGCAGGTGTTTGTGGCCCTGACGGCCGACAACGCCGTCCGCGTGATTCTCCTGACGGGTGCAGGCGAAAAAGCATTTGCAGCGGGGGCTGATATCAGGGAGCTACAGACCGTTGGTTCCGTGTCTGGAGAGATGAAGTCGCGGCGCGGGCAGGCTGTCTTTCGCCTGATTGAAACTTGCGGCAAGCCAGTGATTGCACTCATCAATGGATTTGCTCTGGGCGGAGGCTGCGAGTTGGCCTTAGCCTGTACGCTCCGTATCGCGTCTGAAGCCGCGAGAATGGGGCAGCCGGAGGTCAAACTCGGATTGATTCCAGGCTACGGCGGAACCCAGCGTTTGCCCCGGATTGTTGGACAGGCAGCGGCACTAAAACTGCTGATGACTGGTGAAATCATCGGCTCTGCTGAAGCCCTGCGGATCGGACTGGTTGATGAGGTAATCCCAACTGACCAGCTGATGAAGCGCGGGGAGGAGTTAGCACGCATGATCGTTGCGGTAGCGCCTCTGGCGGCCACTGCATGCCTGGAGGCGGTGCGGCGAGGCAGCCATGTCGAACTGGAGGATGCGCTCGATATTGAGGCCGAAATCTTCGGGCGCCTCTGCGGAACGCTGGACAAGGCCGAGGGTACGGCAGCCTTTGTTGAGAAGCGGCCTGCGGTGTGGATGGGACGGTAA
- the nusB gene encoding transcription antitermination factor NusB gives MGTRRKSRELTMQMLFQGDLGKQTPDEVRKLFWPSRDDVDAETRGFAEDIYRVATSRLVEIDGIIEQHSQNWRIERMPVVDRNLLRAAIAEMLGYPSTPAPIIINESLEIARRYAAPESIHFLNGVLDAVARELLKKRLA, from the coding sequence ATGGGAACCCGCCGCAAGTCACGCGAACTTACCATGCAGATGCTCTTTCAGGGCGATCTCGGCAAACAGACCCCTGATGAGGTACGCAAACTATTCTGGCCCTCACGCGACGATGTCGACGCTGAGACCCGAGGATTTGCCGAAGATATCTACCGTGTCGCTACCTCTCGGCTGGTCGAGATAGATGGCATCATCGAGCAACACTCACAGAACTGGCGCATAGAGCGCATGCCCGTAGTCGACCGCAATCTTCTACGTGCAGCGATTGCCGAGATGCTGGGTTATCCGAGCACGCCTGCGCCAATCATCATCAATGAAAGTCTGGAGATAGCGCGCCGGTATGCCGCACCTGAGTCGATCCACTTCCTGAACGGAGTGCTTGATGCTGTAGCTCGGGAACTGCTCAAGAAACGTCTCGCGTAA
- the rpsL gene encoding 30S ribosomal protein S12, giving the protein MPTFHQLVKQGRTPTRYKTASPALQGSPQRRGVCTRVYTQTPKKPNSALRKVARVRLTNGIEVTTYIPGIGHNLQEHSIVLIRGGRVKDLPGVRYHVVRGTLDSVGVANRKQSRSKYGAKRPKAQAK; this is encoded by the coding sequence GTGCCTACGTTCCATCAGCTCGTCAAGCAGGGCCGCACGCCCACTCGCTACAAGACCGCCAGCCCTGCACTTCAGGGTTCTCCCCAGCGCCGTGGTGTCTGCACTCGCGTTTACACGCAGACCCCAAAGAAGCCGAATTCGGCTCTCCGCAAGGTGGCCCGCGTTCGTCTTACGAACGGAATCGAAGTCACAACCTATATCCCAGGCATTGGCCACAATCTGCAGGAGCACTCGATCGTGCTCATCCGCGGCGGTCGCGTCAAAGACCTTCCGGGTGTTCGTTACCACGTTGTCCGTGGAACGCTTGACTCGGTCGGTGTTGCCAATCGGAAACAGAGTCGTTCCAAGTACGGCGCAAAGCGTCCGAAGGCGCAGGCTAAATAA
- a CDS encoding alpha/beta hydrolase family protein translates to MNTPKDKRVAALLETVGRVQHPLQAAISPDGSLVAWSARSKEGTIIHLSSVNSPDHVKEKIIATKMKGLSANCGSTLPTWSPDGKSVAFLSTCTGKADAAGQAQIFIWSKADEQARQLTHVTGSIEAPAWSPDGKAIAFLFVENATRSAGALDAMKSPAGVIGEDGVEIQRVGAVDVATGAFSQVTPAGLHVYEFNWAPTSAQLAFVAAPPPGENTWWIAQLYVEPVSSAALRIGEPKSILNTTTIEGSLHNLQIAVPRWSPDGSKIAFIGGLMSDQGATGGDVYVIAATGGEPRNVTPDRTSTPVFLSWVDDGKIGIAEHLGGSSRIAVLDLQTGSDVPHLGGTFAESIGSGTDAMSISASRSSQSVALIRSSFDRAPEVWAGELENLKQISHLNDELKPAWGKTEDVEWSNEDYKVQGWLLYPANYDPNKKYPLIVFVHGGPSSAVQTRWPGASFGEAPFSALGYFVFMPNPRGSYGQGEKFTQANVKDFGYGDLRDVLAGMDVLEKRFPIDKEREGLTGWSYGGFMTMFGVTQTTRFKAAVAGAGISDWKSYYGENSIDQWMIPFFGKSVYDDPAVYAKSSAIEYIKNVKTPTLVVVGDRDGECPAPQSYEFWHALRAEGVKTQPVVYPNEGHGFRDPAHRVDVLERALNWFGSEMPAK, encoded by the coding sequence ATGAACACTCCGAAAGATAAGCGCGTCGCGGCTCTGCTGGAAACCGTGGGGAGAGTGCAGCACCCTTTGCAGGCCGCCATCTCCCCGGACGGTTCGCTGGTGGCGTGGTCGGCAAGGTCAAAGGAGGGCACGATCATTCATCTGTCCAGCGTCAACAGTCCTGACCACGTCAAAGAGAAGATTATTGCCACGAAGATGAAAGGCTTGAGTGCGAATTGCGGAAGCACCTTGCCTACCTGGTCGCCCGATGGCAAGTCTGTAGCTTTTCTTTCGACATGTACGGGGAAAGCAGATGCAGCGGGCCAAGCGCAAATCTTCATCTGGTCCAAGGCAGATGAGCAAGCGAGACAGTTGACCCACGTGACAGGGTCGATCGAAGCGCCTGCCTGGTCTCCTGACGGGAAGGCGATTGCCTTTTTATTTGTCGAGAATGCTACTCGTAGTGCCGGGGCGCTGGATGCAATGAAGTCGCCCGCAGGCGTGATCGGCGAAGACGGCGTTGAGATACAGCGCGTTGGCGCCGTTGACGTTGCGACCGGTGCATTTTCGCAGGTAACCCCTGCCGGGCTTCACGTGTACGAATTCAACTGGGCTCCTACTTCGGCGCAGCTTGCGTTTGTTGCGGCTCCGCCGCCGGGTGAGAATACGTGGTGGATCGCGCAGCTTTACGTAGAGCCAGTCTCCTCGGCTGCGCTCAGGATTGGAGAGCCAAAGTCGATCCTAAACACAACCACAATCGAAGGGTCGCTCCATAATCTTCAAATTGCCGTACCGCGTTGGTCGCCAGATGGCTCGAAGATCGCGTTTATTGGCGGTCTGATGAGTGACCAAGGGGCAACGGGCGGGGACGTCTATGTGATTGCGGCTACGGGTGGCGAGCCGAGGAACGTAACTCCGGACCGGACATCTACACCAGTGTTTCTAAGCTGGGTGGACGATGGGAAGATCGGCATCGCAGAGCATCTTGGCGGCAGTAGCAGAATCGCCGTACTGGACCTCCAGACAGGAAGTGATGTTCCTCATCTCGGCGGGACGTTCGCAGAGTCTATCGGCTCTGGGACGGATGCGATGAGTATCTCGGCGAGCAGATCATCACAAAGTGTGGCACTTATTCGCAGTTCTTTCGACCGGGCACCCGAGGTATGGGCTGGCGAACTAGAGAACCTTAAACAAATTTCCCACCTGAACGACGAGCTGAAGCCGGCGTGGGGCAAGACAGAGGATGTCGAATGGTCGAATGAGGACTACAAGGTGCAGGGATGGTTGCTTTATCCAGCTAACTACGATCCGAATAAGAAATATCCCCTCATTGTTTTTGTCCATGGTGGTCCGTCGAGTGCGGTACAGACTCGTTGGCCCGGAGCAAGTTTTGGAGAGGCTCCATTCTCCGCGCTAGGCTATTTCGTATTCATGCCAAACCCCCGCGGAAGCTATGGACAGGGAGAGAAGTTTACGCAGGCTAATGTCAAAGACTTCGGCTACGGTGATCTGCGGGATGTCTTAGCTGGGATGGATGTGCTGGAGAAGCGCTTCCCTATCGATAAAGAACGTGAAGGTTTGACCGGTTGGAGCTATGGAGGCTTTATGACAATGTTTGGCGTAACCCAAACAACGCGTTTCAAAGCCGCGGTCGCAGGAGCTGGAATTAGCGATTGGAAGAGCTACTACGGAGAGAACTCAATCGACCAGTGGATGATTCCGTTCTTCGGCAAGAGCGTCTACGACGATCCCGCTGTCTACGCAAAGAGTTCGGCTATCGAGTACATCAAGAACGTCAAGACCCCGACTTTAGTTGTCGTCGGTGATCGTGACGGCGAGTGCCCGGCGCCGCAGAGCTACGAGTTCTGGCATGCGTTACGCGCGGAAGGTGTGAAAACCCAGCCCGTGGTGTATCCGAATGAAGGACATGGTTTCCGCGATCCAGCCCATCGTGTGGACGTATTGGAGCGGGCGCTGAACTGGTTTGGCTCGGAAATGCCCGCTAAATAG
- the rplC gene encoding 50S ribosomal protein L3, which translates to MSVVGILGKKIGMTQLFDERGDVHPVTVLKAGPCVITQLKTLAKDGYDAAQIGYVDFIKASKVNKAMTGHFAKAGAPPVRMIKEVAIEAVKTVDGEEAVIAKAGDRILVDIFNDERFVDVIGTSKGRGFAGVIRRHGFGGGPKSHGHMFQVQGSIGASSFPSRVFPGQRMPGHMGHAQITVRNLRIRGIDLDDNLILVEGAVPGPRDGFVLISKAKAPPRERRGFAGAATKDALKASKKAAPSKKK; encoded by the coding sequence ATGTCAGTAGTTGGAATTCTCGGTAAGAAGATCGGTATGACCCAGTTGTTCGACGAGCGTGGTGACGTTCATCCCGTGACTGTCCTGAAGGCTGGCCCTTGCGTGATCACGCAACTCAAAACACTGGCGAAGGATGGCTATGATGCCGCCCAGATTGGCTACGTAGACTTCATTAAAGCATCCAAGGTGAACAAGGCGATGACCGGCCACTTCGCAAAGGCTGGCGCTCCTCCCGTTCGGATGATCAAAGAAGTCGCCATCGAAGCAGTAAAGACGGTTGACGGCGAGGAAGCCGTGATCGCCAAAGCCGGTGATCGCATCCTTGTTGACATCTTCAACGACGAGCGCTTTGTTGATGTAATTGGCACCTCAAAGGGACGCGGATTTGCTGGTGTCATTCGGCGTCACGGCTTCGGCGGCGGACCCAAGTCGCACGGTCACATGTTCCAGGTGCAGGGTTCGATCGGCGCATCGTCTTTCCCTTCACGCGTGTTTCCCGGGCAACGTATGCCCGGCCACATGGGTCACGCGCAGATTACTGTGCGCAACCTCCGAATCCGTGGAATTGATCTTGACGACAATTTGATCCTGGTCGAGGGTGCAGTACCGGGACCTCGTGATGGGTTTGTTCTTATCTCCAAGGCTAAGGCGCCGCCGCGTGAGCGCCGTGGTTTTGCTGGTGCCGCAACAAAGGATGCTTTGAAGGCTTCCAAGAAGGCAGCACCCTCCAAGAAGAAGTAG
- the tuf gene encoding elongation factor Tu, whose translation MGKEKFDRSKPHVNIGTIGHIDHGKTTLTAAITKVLSKHNPKNTFRSFDTIDNAPEERERGITIATSHVEYETPNRHYAHVDCPGHADYIKNMITGAAQMDGAILVVAATDGPMPQTKEHVLLARQVGVPFIVVFLNKCDAVEDEELIELVEMEVRELLSKYDYPGDDTPIIRGSALGALNGEAQWELKVDELMAAVDAFIPQPERAVDLPFLMPIEDIFSISGRGTVVTGRIERGKIKVGEPCEIVGFRETRATVCTGVEMFKKQLDEGLAGDNAGLLLRGIAKEDVERGMVLAKIGSIKPHTQFKGEIYVLSKEEGGRHTPFFNGYRPQFYFRTTDVTGSAKLPEGTEMVMPGDNTQLEITLHTPVAMEKGLRFAIREGGRTVGAGTISEIIK comes from the coding sequence ATGGGCAAGGAAAAGTTTGACCGGTCGAAGCCGCACGTAAACATTGGGACGATTGGTCACATTGATCATGGCAAGACGACGCTGACGGCGGCGATCACGAAGGTGTTGTCGAAGCATAATCCGAAGAACACGTTCCGTTCGTTTGACACGATTGACAACGCACCGGAAGAGCGCGAGCGCGGTATTACGATTGCGACGTCGCACGTGGAGTATGAGACGCCGAACCGGCACTACGCGCACGTGGATTGCCCGGGTCACGCGGATTACATCAAGAACATGATCACGGGCGCAGCGCAGATGGACGGCGCGATCCTGGTGGTTGCAGCGACCGACGGCCCGATGCCCCAGACCAAGGAGCATGTGCTCCTGGCCCGCCAGGTGGGCGTCCCGTTCATCGTGGTGTTCCTGAACAAGTGCGATGCGGTTGAGGACGAAGAGCTGATCGAGCTGGTCGAGATGGAGGTCCGTGAGCTCCTGTCGAAGTACGACTACCCGGGCGACGACACCCCGATCATCCGCGGCTCCGCCCTGGGCGCGCTGAATGGCGAAGCCCAGTGGGAGCTCAAGGTGGACGAGTTGATGGCGGCTGTCGATGCGTTCATCCCGCAGCCGGAGCGCGCTGTGGATCTTCCGTTCCTGATGCCGATCGAGGATATCTTCTCGATCTCGGGTCGTGGCACGGTGGTGACGGGCCGTATCGAGCGTGGCAAGATCAAGGTGGGCGAGCCCTGCGAGATCGTCGGCTTCCGCGAGACGCGTGCAACGGTCTGTACGGGCGTGGAGATGTTCAAGAAGCAGCTGGATGAGGGTCTGGCCGGCGACAATGCCGGTCTCCTGCTCCGCGGCATCGCAAAGGAAGATGTGGAGCGCGGCATGGTGCTGGCGAAGATCGGTTCGATCAAGCCGCACACGCAGTTCAAGGGCGAGATCTACGTCCTGAGCAAGGAAGAGGGCGGCCGTCACACGCCGTTCTTCAACGGCTACCGCCCACAGTTCTACTTCCGCACCACGGACGTGACCGGATCGGCGAAGCTGCCGGAGGGCACCGAGATGGTGATGCCGGGCGATAACACGCAACTCGAGATCACGCTGCACACCCCCGTCGCGATGGAAAAGGGACTTCGGTTCGCCATCCGCGAAGGCGGACGCACCGTCGGAGCCGGTACCATCTCCGAAATCATCAAGTAG